The Candidatus Obscuribacterales bacterium nucleotide sequence AACGCTGTATGGGCTTGACCGTCCATCACAATAGCCTCTACCTCAGTACGCTCTATCAGCTGTGGCGTTTTGAAAATAGTCTCAGCCCCGGCCAAGCCTACCAAGGCTACGATGCCGTCTATGTGCCGCAGATGTCCTACATCACGGGTGATTTAGACATCCATGATGTGGTGATGGCTGAAGGCAACCCCCGCCCAGTTTTTGTCAATACGCTGTTTAGTTGCCTAGCAACCGTTAGTGAAACCCATAGTTTTGTCCCCCTCTGGCAACCGCCGTTTATCAGCAAGCTAGCTGCCGAAGATCGCTGTCATCTCAACGGCTTAGCGCTACGGGATGGGCAACCGCGCTATGTGACGAGCGTGAGCCGCAGTGATGTGGCTGATGGCTGGCGCGACCATCGCAGAGATGGCGGTTGCGTCATAGACATAGAGAGCAATGAAATCATTGCCACAGGGCTATCGATGCCCCATTCACCCCGGTGGTATGGCGATCGCCTCTGGCTGTTGAACTCTGGGACTGGCGAGTTTGGGACTATCGATACCGCAAGCGGCCAGTTTGAAGCAGTGACCTTCTGCCCCGGCTACCTGCGTGGACTAGCGTTTGCCGGAGACTTTGCCATTGTGGGGCTATCAGAACCGCGCCATAACAAAAGTTTTCAAGGGTTGCCGTTAGATGACGCCCTCGCAGCCAAGGGGGCGGCTCCGCGCTGTGGCATTAGCGTGATTGATCTGCGTAGTGGGGATCTGGTGCATTCCTTGCGAATCGAGGGATCTGTCTCTGAACTCTATGACGTGGTGACGATACCCGACCATGTCCGACCTATGGCGATCGGCATTCGCTCTGATGAAATCCGTCGGGTCATCTCCATGGGCGAAGCCTAAGCGCCACCGGTTCACGCTACCGGGATGGATCAACCACGAAGACCCATTCATCAATAAACCAAATAGATAGGAAAAAAGAGATGAGTTTTGCACCTGTTTTGAACCTTTCCAGTATCAATGGCAGCAACGGCTTTCGCATTGATGGCACAGCGGC carries:
- a CDS encoding TIGR03032 family protein; the encoded protein is MAETSSRLELSGSRQFTSWLAQQHLSLAFTTYQAGKVFWIGIQPNGQLSVFERTFERCMGLTVHHNSLYLSTLYQLWRFENSLSPGQAYQGYDAVYVPQMSYITGDLDIHDVVMAEGNPRPVFVNTLFSCLATVSETHSFVPLWQPPFISKLAAEDRCHLNGLALRDGQPRYVTSVSRSDVADGWRDHRRDGGCVIDIESNEIIATGLSMPHSPRWYGDRLWLLNSGTGEFGTIDTASGQFEAVTFCPGYLRGLAFAGDFAIVGLSEPRHNKSFQGLPLDDALAAKGAAPRCGISVIDLRSGDLVHSLRIEGSVSELYDVVTIPDHVRPMAIGIRSDEIRRVISMGEA